The following coding sequences are from one Lycium ferocissimum isolate CSIRO_LF1 chromosome 3, AGI_CSIRO_Lferr_CH_V1, whole genome shotgun sequence window:
- the LOC132049477 gene encoding vacuolar protein-sorting-associated protein 37 homolog 1-like produces MFNKLWGGGQQPQQRPQEGNNDSWYPPSVGSSQSPGSSRPGTPSSSGSYGVQRPTDRPSSVSHVSPAEAAGIIAALKDKSVDELRNLLSNKDAYQNFLLSLEPVKTQNKVRDDLRNETLQLARENLEKEPQIMELRNQCTIIRTTELAAAQENLHELQRRKEELLKFYSPVSLLHRLQDAMNKTEEESESLEKQLLEGEIDLTSFVQKYKKLRHIYHKRALTHLAAKTHL; encoded by the exons ATGTTCAACAAACTCTG GGGTGGTGGGCAGCAACCTCAGCAACGCCCACAGGAGGGTAATAATGATTCATGGTATCCACCATCTGTAGGAAGCTCTCAATCTCCCGGATCTTCCCGCCCTGGAACTCCTAGCTCTTCAGGCAGTTATGGTGTCCAAAGACCAACAGATAGGCCAAGCTCAGTGTCACATGTTTCCCCTGCAGAGGCTGCAGGCATTATTGCCGCTTTAAAAGATAAGAG CGTTGATGAGCTAAGGAACCTTCTATCTAACAAGGATGCATATCAGAACTTCTTACTTTCGCTCGAGCCTGTCAAAACTCAGAATAAA GTCAGAGATGATCTTCGGAATGAAACTCTGCAGCTTGCTA GGGAGAATTTAGAAAAAGAACCGCAGATAATGGAGCTTAGGAATCAG TGCACAATCATCCGCACCACTGAATTGGCTGCTGCTCAAGAAAACCTGCATGAACtgcaaagaaggaaagaagagCTTTTAAAGTTTTACTCTCCTGTATCACTCCTCCATCGGCTACAAG ATGCCATGAATAAAACAGAGGAGGAATCTGAAAGTCTGGAAAAACAGCTTCTCGAGGGGGAGATCGATCTTACATCATTTGTGCAGAAGTACAAAAAGCTGCGCCACATTTACCACAAACGTGCACTCACACACCTTGCTGCAAAGACACATCTATAA
- the LOC132049481 gene encoding carotene epsilon-monooxygenase, chloroplastic: MPFSLTTSSFSLLTHPTTHHHHPKKQLPRHPLSIKASTNNSNNKPPNSTKPTSWVSPDWLTKLTSSLTLGSNDDSNIPIASAQLEDVSELLGGALFLPLFKWMNMYGPIYRLAAGPRNFVIVSDPAIAKHVLKNYGKYGKGLVAEVSEFLFGSGFAIAEGPLWTARRRAVVPSLHKKYLSVIVDRVFCRCAERMVEKLFPDAISGSAVNMEAKFSQLTLDVIGLALFNYNFDSLTTDSPVIDAVYTALKEAELRSTDLLPYWQIKALCKVIPRQIKAENAVSLIRRTVEELIAKCREIVESEGERINEDEYVNDRDPSILRFLLASREEVSSVQLRDDLLSMLVAGHETTGSVLTWTSYLLSKDPSSLEKAHEEVDRVLGGRSPTYEDMKNLKYLTRCITESLRLYPHPPVLIRRALVADVLPGNYKVNAGQDIMISVYNVHHSSEVWERAEEFDPERFDLEGPVPNETNTDFRFIPFSGGPRKCVGDQFALLEATVALAIFLQNFSFELIPDQNISMTTGATIHTTNGLYMKVKQRQKESVLAAAL, encoded by the exons ATGCCATTTTCACTCACCacatcttctttctctcttctaactcaccccaccacccaccaccaccatccCAAAAAACAACTGCCACGTCATCCACTTTCCATAAAAGCCTCAActaacaacagcaacaacaaacCACCTAATTCAACTAAGCCTACTTCATGGGTAAGTCCAGATTGGTTAACTAAACTTACAAGTTCACTTACGTTAGGCTCAAATGATGATTCAAATATACCAATTGCAAGTGCTCAACTTGAAGATGTTTCTGAACTTCTTGGTGGTGCACTTTTTCTACCATTgtttaaatggatgaatatgtATGGACCTATTTATAGACTTGCTGCTGGACCAAGAAATTTTGTTATTGTTAGTGATCCTGCTATTGCTAAACATGTTTTAAAGAATTATGGGAAGTATGGTAAAGGACTTGTTGCTGAGGTTTCTGAGTTCTTGTTTGGTTCTGGTTTTGCCATTGCTGAAGGTCCCCTTTGGACG GCAAGGCGAAGGGCCGTGGTTCCATCTCTTCACAAGAAGTACTTGTCAGTAATAGTTGATCGGGTCTTTTGCAGATGTGCTGAGAGAATGGTGGAGAAACTTTTCCCTGATGCAATTTCCGGGTCTGCAGTAAATATGGAGGCAAAGTTTTCTCAACTAACACTTGATGTTATTGGTCTTGCACTCTTCAACTACAATTTCGATTCCCTTACTACTGACAGTCCAGTTATTGATGCAGTTTACACTGCACTAAAAGAAGCAGAACTTCGTTCAACTGATCTGTTGCCATATTGGCAG ATCAAAGCTTTATGTAAAGTCATCCCACGACAAATAAAGGCTGAAAATGCAGTTTCGTTAATCAGACGAACAGTTGAAGAACTCATTGCAAAGTGCAGAGAGATTGTAGAATCTGAGGGTGAGAGGATTAATGAGGATGAGTATGTGAATGATAGAGATCCAAGCATCCTTCGATTTTTGCTTGCTAGCAGAGAGGAG GTTTCAAGTGTACAACTTCGAGATGATCTTCTGTCAATGCTAGTTGCTGGGCATGAAACCACAGGTTCAGTTTTGACTTGGACGTCATACCTGCTGAGTAAG GACCCTTCCTCTTTGGAAAAAGCACATGAAGAAGTTGACAGAGTTTTGGGAGGACGCTCTCCGACTTATGAAGACATGAAGAATCTCAAGTACTTGACCCGGTGCATAACTGAGTCACTCCGACTCTATCCACATCCACCT GTCCTAATAAGAAGAGCTCTAGTAGCTGATGTGCTCCCCGGAAATTACAAGGTCAATGCTGGTCAAGATATAATGATCTCAGTATATAACGTTCATCATTCTTCAGAG gtaTGGGAAAGAGCAGAAGAATTTGATCCTGAAAGATTCGACTTGGAAGGTCCAGTTCCAAACGAAACGAATACTGATTTTAG ATTCATCCCGTTTAGTGGAGGGCCACgaaaatgtgttggtgatcAATTTGCCTTGTTGGAAGCTACAGTTGCTCTTGCGATATTTTTGCAGAACTTCTCGTTCGAGTTGATTCCAGATCAAAATATTAGCATGACTACTGGAGCAACCATTCATACGACAAAC GGCTTATACATGAAAGTGAAGCAAAGGCAAAAAGAATCTGTTTTGGCTGCTGCTCTGTAA